In the Colletotrichum lupini chromosome 1, complete sequence genome, one interval contains:
- a CDS encoding cytochrome P450, with the protein MTNLEARGHRVTKSIMSSIANTQSSDSIATFEKRKRVFSLSRRSSRKAVDMPNSIIEIPEPPRKPVLGHVTEIDQDYPLGSFVHMANKYGPIYKLDLLGQKLVFVNTHELVNECCDDKRFKKSIEGDLTELRDAVHDGLFTSKGVEEENWGIAHRVLMSAFGPLAIRGMFDDMHDLAAQLALKWARHGSSTPIHIGEDMTRLTMDTVALCSMGYRFNSYYREDTHPFITAMYAVMKEAGDKALRVLPQVFYKKQDRKYKANIGFLRSTAREVLEARKKDPEDANGRKDLLTAMLNTVDPVTGRKMTDESIIDNLITFLVAGHETTAATFTFTMYWLLKRPEVYRKVQEEVDRTAGDGPLKVEHVTKLKCLSAVIREVLRHSAPIFGFGREAMKDEIIGGKYRVKPGEQILCFLTKSHLDPKVFGDDAEEFRPERMLDENFDRLMKEFPNCWSPFGTGMRGCIGRAFAWQEMVLALALLMQNFNFVMHDPNYDLKVSQTLTIKPKDFYIRAILREGLTPSMLEARMAGSLNGGLPAQPKTKAHEATNGAEATTSSVTKANVAIFYGSNSGTCEFMAQRLASDAASHGFSATVDSLDAARESLPTDRPIVIVTSSYEGEPPHNAALFVDWMANLKGKELENVSYAVYGCGHADWVKTYHRVPKLVDNTLEERGARRIIPLSTTDAKDRDMFSDFEAWEDEALWPTLVKEFGGNSDGGDNSIAEAGLSVSFSTPRTSTLRQDVRDALVLDARILAQGYLGPVKRHIEVQLPTNMRYSAGDYIAVLPHNPKDTVARVMRRFHLAWDSHVTIQASGPTTLPTNVSSPVSDVLSSYVELCQTASKRNISTLSQLAKEEEASRKLQYLATDGYDTEIKGKRLSVLDIAEQFPSLVIPFNHFLLMLPPMRVRQYSISSSPLVDPGIATITYGVLDEPAFSGQGRHVGVTSSYLATLTAGDRLQVAIRASQGGFKLPIDMDKTPLLCVAAGTGLAPFRAFVQERATLLSNGRSLAPAILFFGCRDPEADDLYREEFDKWESAGAVKMFRAYSRKPEASSGSKYVQDRIWQEREMLYGLWDQGARVYVCGSNRVAEGVKDVLLRAAREKSELDDGKPMDDEELEEWFSKIRNERYATDVFD; encoded by the exons ATGACGAATCTC GAAGCAAGAGGTCATCGGGTTACCAAATCCATCATGTCGTCCATCGCGAATACTCAGTCGTCAGACTCCATTGCGACATTCGAAAAGAGAAAACGAGTCTTCAGTCTTTCTCGGAGGTCTTCTAGAAAAGCTGTCGACATGCCGAACAGTATCATTGAAATCCCGGAGCCGCCACGGAAGCCCGTCTTGGGACATGTGACTGAGATCGACCAGGACTATCCCTTAGGGTCCTTTGTACACATGGCGAAcaaatatg GCCCTATCTACAAACTTGATCTTCTAGGCCAGAAGCTGGTTTTCGTGAACACCCACGAGTTGGTCAACGAGTGCTGCGATGACAAGAGGTTCAAAAAGTCGATAGAAGGAGACCTCACC GAGCTTCGCGACGCTGTGCACGATGGCCTTTTCACA TCCAAAGGCGTCGAGGAGGAGAATTGGGGCATCGCCCACAGAGTCCTGATGTCTGCTTTTGGTCCCCTGGCCATTAGAGGAATGTTCGACGACATGCACGACTTAGCCGCCCAACTTGCGCTTAAGTGGGCTCGCCACGGATCTTCTACTCCCATTCACATTGGAGAAGACATGACGAGACTCACCATGGACACAGTCGCTCTTTGCTCGATGGGCTACAGGTTCAACTCTTACTACCGAGAAGACACGCATCCGTTCATCACAGCAATGTACGCTGTCATGAAAGAAGCCGGCGATAAGGCATTGCGCGTACTGCCTCAAGTCTTCTACAAGAAGCAAGACCGCAAGTACAAGGCGAACATCGGCTTCCTTCGTTCAACTGCGAGAGAGGTTCTCGAAGCTAGAAAGAAGGACCCGGAAGACGCCAATGGTCGGAAGGACCTTTTGACTGCGATGCTCAACACTGTTGATCCAGTGACGGGCCGTAAGATGACGGACGAGAGTATTATCGACAACTTGATCACCTTTCTTGTCGCCGGCCACGAGACCACGGCTGCTACATTTACCTTCACCATGTACTGGTTGCTGAAGAGACCCGAGGTATATCGGAAAGTCCAAGAAGAAGTCGACCGCACAGCTGGTGACGGTCCTCTAAAGGTCGAACACGTCACTAAGCTTAAATGCTTGAGTGCA GTCATAAGAGAAGTTCTGCGACACAGTGCTCCCATCTTTGGCTTTGGCAGAGAGGCTATGAAGGACGAGATCATTGGTGGCAAGTACCGCGTCAAACCCGGAGAGCAGATCCTCTGTTTCTTGACCAAGTCACATCTTGACCCCAAGGTATTTGGAGACGATGCAGAGGAATTTCGACCAGAGAGGATGCTCGACGAAAACTTCGACCGGCTGATGAAAGAGTTTCCTAACTGCTGGAGCCCCTTCGGTACCGGTATGCGTGGGTGTATTGGAAGAGCGTTCGCTTGGCAAGAGATGGTGCTCGCCCTCGCTTTGCTGATGCAGAACTTCAACTTTGTCATGCACGACCCCAACTACGACCTGAAAGTCTCGCAGACGCTCACGATCAAGCCCAAAGACTTTTACATTCGGGCTATTCTGAGAGAGGGGCTGACGCCGTCGATGCTGGAAGCTCGGATGGCCGGCTCCCTGAATGGAGGATTGCCAGCCCAGCCGAAGACCAAAGCCCACGAAGCTACGAACGGAGCAGAAGCCACAACTAGCTCTGTGACAAAAGCGAACGTGGCAATCTTTTACGGTTCGAATTCTGGGACCTGCGAATTTATGGCTCAGAGACTTGCTAGCGATGCGGCATCACATGGCTTCAGTGCGACCGTTGATTCACTTGACGCCGCGCGAGAGTCGCTTCCGACAGATCGTCCCATCGTCATCGTCACCTCTTCTTACGAGGGCGAGCCGCCTCATAATGCTGCACTCTTCGTCGATTGGATGGCCAATCTCAAGGGCAAGGAACTCGAGAACGTGTCTTATGCTGTTTATGGCTGCG GTCATGCCGATTGGGTAAAAACATATCATCGGGTCCCCAAGCTCGTTGATAACACGCTCGAGGAGCGTGGAGCCCGTCGAATCATCCCACTTAGCACAACGGACGCCAAAGACCGCGACATGTTCTCTGACTTTGAGGCCTGGGAAGATGAGGCCCTGTGGCCTACGCTCGTCAAAGAGTTTGGTGGAAATTCCGATGGAGGCGATAACAGCATCGCCGAGGCAGGCTTGTCAGTGTCATTCTCCACCCCGAGGACGTCAACTCTCCGCCAAGACGTCAGAGACGCGCTCGTGCTGGATGCCCGCATCCTCGCCCAAGGATACCTGGGTCCAGTCAAGAGACACATCGAGGTGCAGCTTCCTACAAACATGCGATACTCCGCTGGCGACTACATCGCCGTGCTCCCCCACAACCCCAAGGACACGGTCGCGAGGGTGATGCGCCGCTTTCATCTTGCTTGGGACTCGCATGTTACCATCCAGGCTTCAGGGCCTACGACCTTGCCGACCAACGTCAGCAGCCCCGTTTCCGATGTGCTGAGCTCCTACGTTGAGCTATGCCAAACCGCTTCAAAAAGG AACATCTCGACTCTGTCGCAGCTTGcgaaggaagaggaggccAGCCGTAAGCTTCAGTACTTGGCTACTGACGGCTATGACACCGAGATCAAGGGAAAGAGACTCTCTGTTCTTGATATTGCCGAGCAGTTCCCATCTCTGGTCATCCCTTTCAACCACTTCTTACTCATGCTCCCTCCAATGAGAGTCCGTCAATA CTCGATTTCTTCGTCACCTCTGGTAGACCCTGGTATCGCCACCATCACCTATGGTGTTCTCGATGAGCCGGCCTTCTCAGGACAAGGCCGGCATGTAGGCGTCACTTCCTCTTACCTTGCTACCTTGACTGCCGGCGACCGCCTGCAAGTTGCCATTCGTGCTTCACAGGGTGGCTTCAAACTTCCGATCGACATGGATAAGACGCCTCTCCTGTGTGTGGCAGCCGGAACTGGCTTGGCACCATTCCGCGCCTTCGTTCAAGAACGTGCTACCCTACTTAGCAACGGTCGCTCTCTTGCACCGGCCATCCTATTCTTTGGGTGCCGTGACCCAGAAGCTGATGATCTCTATCGTGAAGAATTCGATAAGTGGGAGTCCGCCGGTGCTGTGAAGATGTTCAGGGCCTACAGTCGTAAACCCGAAGCTTCCAGTGGATCCAAGTACGTGCAAGATCGCATCTGGCAGGAGCGTGAGATGTTGTACGGGCTGTGGGATCAAGGTGCTAGAGTCTATGTCTGTGGTTCTAACAGAGTCGCCGAAGGAGTGAAGGATGTTTTGCTTAGGGCGGCCAGGGAGAAGAGCGAGTTGGACGATGGAAAGCCGATGGATGATGAGGAGCTGGAGGAGTGGTTCAGTAAAATTCGCAATGAGCGATATGCGACTGATGTATTTGACTGA